The Pseudarthrobacter sp. BIM B-2242 region CCCTGTACTGACCGCGCCGTCTGGGACGGATACGTTGACCAATTTCAGGGCCATCCGCAGCAACTGTGGGGCTGGGGTGAGACCAAGGGGATGCATGGCTGGTCCGTGGACCGGGTCCTGGTCACCGACGACGAAAACATCCTCGGCTGCGCCCAGTTGCTGATCCGCAAGCTGCCGTTCCCGTTCCGGGCACTCGTGTACGTGCCGCGCGGCCCCATGTGCTCCGCCGACCACGCCACCGCCGTCCTGGAACAGCTAGCAGCGCATGCTTCCAGCCGCCACCGGGGCGTTGCGCTGAGCATCGAGCCTGACTGGGACGCCGAGTCCGCCTTCGCCCCGGCGGTGGCCGCCGCCGGCTTCACCCCGTCCAGCAACACCGTGCTGATCCCCCGGACCCTCATCCTCGACCTGGCCAAGAGCGACGATGAACTCATGGCAGAGATGTCCAAGTCCACACGTGCCAACATCCGCAAAGCCATGCGCAGCGAGGTGGAGTTCCGGAAGGTGCAGACCCCGGCGGAACTGGAACAGGTACTGGGCATCTACCACGAGACGGCGGACCGGGCCGGGTTCGGAATCCACGAGGACCAGTATTACCGCGACATCTTCGCCAACCTGGGCGAGGGGTCACCTATTATCGGAGCCTTCGACGGCGGGCAGCTGCTGGCGTTCGTCTGGCTGTCCCGAAGCGGGGCCACGGCGTTTGAGCTCTACGGCGGCGTCTCAGCCGAGGGGCAGAAGCAGCGCGTGAACTACGGCGTGAAGTGGGCCGCGCTGCAGGCCATGCGCGAGGACGGCTGCGCGCGCTACGACTTCAACGGCCTGCTGAATGACGGCATCTCGGACTTCAAGAAACAGTTCGCCAAGCATGAGAACTTGCTGATGGGCACGTGGGAGAAGCCGCTGTCACCCCTTTACCCCGTGTACGCCCGGGCAATGCCGGCCGCCCGCAAGGGGCTGCAGGCAGCGCGAAAGGCCCTGCCGGCAGCCCGGAGGGGGCTACAGAATGCCCTGCCGGCAGCTCGGAAGGCCCTGCCCGCGGCACGGTCGTTCCTGGGACGGGTCACACAGCGCTAGGCGCCTTTGCCGGCCCCGGTGGTGACCGCGAAAGCAACGGCTGCCTCCGAGGCGCCCGCCACCGGATGCGCGTTGACCGGAGCCTCGGAGGCGGCCAGGAATGCGCTCCCGCCGCGGGCCAGCTTCAGGTCACCCTTGGGGGAGTCCAGGTACACGGCGCCCGAGACCACAAGCACAACGGCGGCCCCTGACTGGGCGATCGGGACCGGTGCGGCGCCGGGGGCCAGCTCGATCCGCTGAAGCTGGAATTCCCGGAACGGCGGGCGGTAGAGTTCCTGACCCAGCGCGGAAAATTCCGGGGTGAGCATCGGCACTGCCACCGACGTGAAGTCGACGGTGCGCAGGAGCTCGGGCACGTCAATGAACTTGGGTGTCAGTCCGCCCCGGAGCACGTTGTCGGAGGAGGCCATGACTTCCACTCCCAGCCCCGAGAGGTAGGCGTGCACTTTGCCCTCGGGCAGGTAGACGGCCTCGCCGGGAGCGAGGGAGATGCGGTTGAGAAGCAGCGAGATCAGGACGCCAGGATCACCCGGGTACTGCTCGTTCAGGCTGACCACCGTGGACAGCTCCGCTTGGTACGGTGCCAGCGGGGCGCCGGAGGCCAAGGCAGCAGCCACCATGGCCGTGGCCTCGGAGACTTTTTCGCCGCCGTTGATCAGCCGTTCAAAGGCGTTCCGGAGGCCGACGCCTTCGTTGGGTGAACCAAGGTCGTCCAGCAACTCGTTGAGCAGAGCCGGCACGTCGCCTTCCACGGGGTCGAAACAACCGGCCACGTGCAGCAGGATCTGCCGTGTGGCCGCCGGCGCACGGAATCCGCACAGTGACTCAAACGGCGTCAGCGCAAGGATCATCTCCGGCTTGTGGTTGTCATCACGGTAATTCCGGTTGGCCGCATCCTGGGCGATACCGGCAGCGTTCTCGCGCGCGAAGCCCTCCTTGGCCTGCTCAATGCTGGGATGAACCTGAAGCGACAGCGGCTGGGCGGCGGCAAGGAGTTTTGTGAGGAACGGCAGCCGCGGCCCAAACTCCGCCAAGGATTCACTGCCCAGGAAATGCTCCGGATCGGAGGAGATCAACGCGTCCAGTGGTGCTTCGGAGCCGTCAGGACGGCGGGCCTTTGACGGGGCGCCGGGGTGTGCACCGATCCACAGCTCGGCTTCCGGGCCGCCGGACCCGGGGCGTCCCAGCAGGCCTGCGATGGCTGTCCTGGAGCCCCAGGCATAGTCGCGAAGGGCGTTTTCAAGTTCGTACACAGCCGGGGTCCATTCCTTTGTATTCAGTCAGGTAAGAGTTCGGTGGGGCGGAGTGGGGCAGCATGCCTACATGGGCGCACATTGGCCGTTGGTGGCCACGAGTTCACGGATAGCTTCCTCATTACCCGCAAGCTTGAGCTCGGTCAGCAGCTCCTCGGTGATCGGCTCGCCGTCGGGCGTTGTAGTCACCGGGGTGAAGTCCGGCGACGGCGCCGGGGTTTGCTGCCCGGGCACGCCTGCGCGAAGGCCCGCAACAGGCCGCAGCGGCCCGGACGCCTGCGGGTGGCCGCCCGCAGCTGATGCCTGCACGATCCCGTCGCCGGTCACACGGTCATCCATCACGCCGTCCTGCGGTGCGGCGGCCTGCGGGCCGGAGGCTGACGCCAGGAGCTGGTCCACCCTGGTGTGGATGACGTCGAAGTCAGGCACCGTCGAGAAGGACGCGTCGAAGTCGGGCGGGCCGATGGTCAGCCGCTTGGCTTCCTGGCCCTTGGCCTTAATGGCGAGGTCCAGGAA contains the following coding sequences:
- a CDS encoding peptidoglycan bridge formation glycyltransferase FemA/FemB family protein, with protein sequence MSLAVMPCTDRAVWDGYVDQFQGHPQQLWGWGETKGMHGWSVDRVLVTDDENILGCAQLLIRKLPFPFRALVYVPRGPMCSADHATAVLEQLAAHASSRHRGVALSIEPDWDAESAFAPAVAAAGFTPSSNTVLIPRTLILDLAKSDDELMAEMSKSTRANIRKAMRSEVEFRKVQTPAELEQVLGIYHETADRAGFGIHEDQYYRDIFANLGEGSPIIGAFDGGQLLAFVWLSRSGATAFELYGGVSAEGQKQRVNYGVKWAALQAMREDGCARYDFNGLLNDGISDFKKQFAKHENLLMGTWEKPLSPLYPVYARAMPAARKGLQAARKALPAARRGLQNALPAARKALPAARSFLGRVTQR
- the manA gene encoding mannose-6-phosphate isomerase, class I, with the translated sequence MYELENALRDYAWGSRTAIAGLLGRPGSGGPEAELWIGAHPGAPSKARRPDGSEAPLDALISSDPEHFLGSESLAEFGPRLPFLTKLLAAAQPLSLQVHPSIEQAKEGFARENAAGIAQDAANRNYRDDNHKPEMILALTPFESLCGFRAPAATRQILLHVAGCFDPVEGDVPALLNELLDDLGSPNEGVGLRNAFERLINGGEKVSEATAMVAAALASGAPLAPYQAELSTVVSLNEQYPGDPGVLISLLLNRISLAPGEAVYLPEGKVHAYLSGLGVEVMASSDNVLRGGLTPKFIDVPELLRTVDFTSVAVPMLTPEFSALGQELYRPPFREFQLQRIELAPGAAPVPIAQSGAAVVLVVSGAVYLDSPKGDLKLARGGSAFLAASEAPVNAHPVAGASEAAVAFAVTTGAGKGA